The DNA sequence TCTATAAAATTACCGATTACTGGGCCAGGAAAACCAATGACCCGAAACGCAAAGGTAATGCCGCCTATTTAAAAAAAATTGTGGAAAAAGGATGTCTGGGAGTCAAAACCGGCAAAGGATTTTATAAATATCCGGCACCGGCTTTCCTAAAGCCGGATTTCATGAAAGGCATCCGCTAAAACATAGGACCATTGATCGGCCAAAAGTGTTCAGAAAACAGGGGTGAATAGGGGGTACCGTCAACCCTCAAGTTCAGCAGATTTGGAAAAAACCGGAATGAAATTGAGATTACGGGTTCATCTCGTAGGTGTTGTTTAAGACTTTAACCCGATTTTGCCATACATTCTGGAAACGCTTTATATTTACCGCCGGTTTTTTAATCATTTTCAGGCACAGCTCCATCTGCTTTGCCGTACTTCCGGTTTTAGAGTAGATCTGCAGAGCATATTTGGAAAAATCTCTGATCATAAAATCGAATATCTGCTCTAAAAGATCATCCTCAAGATTCTCAATCTTGGCTTTTTCAATAATAAGCTGACCATAAACTACCAGAGTAAACAGTTCACCAAGGCTTAAAAGCAGATCAAGATCCTCGGCCTGTTCTTTAGTCGGTTTAGCAGTCAGGAGAAATTCTTTCAGCACTTCAATCTGCTCTTTGAAGATATCGACATTAGGCAGTTTGACGCTGTTATAGGCGATATTGAAATCATGGAAGCGAATTTTGCCGAGTCCTTTGGTGGGCCCCTGATTAAAGAGAAAATCATCATTAGCCGAATCGTTACGCTTAGGGATTTCCGCAAACTTATCCGGATTGAAAAAATAGTTGGCGGTAAATTTTATGATAAGCGCCATATTTACATGAACAGTCCCTTCTAGCTTGGGCAGGGCCCGGATATCATAGGTCGCATTCTCAAAATAGAGATCTTTTTCAAAACCTTTAGCCGCAATAATATCCCAGAGCAGATTAATAACCTCTTCTCCCTGGGTGGTCACTTTCATTTTGACCATCGGATTAAAGAGTAGATAGCGCCGGTCCTCTGGAGAGGCTGAGCGCATGTAGTCAATGGCTCTTGAAGCAAAAAGTTTCATCGCCGCCAGACGGCAATAGGCATCGGTAAAAAATTGTTGAATATAGGAAAAATCGGTAACAAATTTACCGTAAAGATTGCGGTTCGAGGCGTGGTTCAAGGCCTCGTAGAAAGCGTGAGAGCAAATACCGATAGAGCCAAACCCTAAGTTAAATTTACCCACATTAATGGTATTCAATGAAGAATCCCAGGCCCTGGAACCGGTAGAGAGGATATCGGCCTCGCTGACCGGATAATTATTCAAGGCATATTCCGCGACATAGCTCTGCCATTCCACGACATTTTTCACCAGATCATAATTTTCATGTTTTGGGTCGGCGACAAAAAACACATATTCATCGGTTTCAGAGTTCTTGGCAAAGGTCGAAACCAGAGCCGCCTCATTGGCATTGCCTATGTAGTACTTGCTCCCATTAGCGACATAGCCGCCTTCGGTAAGAGGAGTCAGCTTCATCTCTGATGAGTAGAGATCCGCGCCATGCTCTTTTTCGGAAAGACCGAAGGCGAAAATACCACCCTCTGCCAGCAAGGCGGCGGTTTTTTTCTTGACCGCTTCATTGTCGCCCATCCAGATCGGGCCTAAACCCAGGATTGTCACCTGCCATGTGTACCAGTATTCAATGCCATAAAAACCTAAAATCTCACTATAGTCACTATTCCTGGTAGTATCCCAGCGGGCATCCGGGTCCTGGCTGTATTGAGATGGTGTCAGCAGGGTTGCAAAAATTTTATTTTCTTTGATAAATTCGAGAAAATCCGAGTACCAGACCCGCTCATGGTAATCTTTCTTTATTTTTTCAAGACCTTTATTTTCAAAAAAATCGATAGTTTTAAGCATTATCTCCCGAGATTTTTGATCACGATGCTCGAATTTCTCTTTTTTCGGATTTAGAATCATTTTATTTCCCCTCACTTATCAATATCATTTTCATCATTCTCAACTTTTTGAGTTGCTCTAAAAAGAGTGGAAAGAAATTCACAAGGATGTTCCGGCATGGCTCTCAACGCAAGTAAGAAAGTTGAGATCATTTAAGCTCGGCTTTAAGCTCTTTTTTGAGGATTTTCCCCGTCGCACTCATCGGCAGAGAGTCCCGGATATCGACGATGCGCGGGTATTTATAGGCTGCCATTTGTTCTTTCGACCAGGCGATAATTTCTTCTGGTGTCGCCTGCTGCCCCGCTTTGAGAACTATAACTGCCTTGACTTCCTCTCCATGCTGTTCATGAGGCACGCCGATAACCGCCGCCAGGGAGATGGCCGGATGGGTCAACAGAACTTCCTCAATTTCTCGAGGATAAACATTAAATCCCCCCCTGATAACCATATCCTTAACCCGATCAACAATATAGAAGTAGCCATCTTCATCCATTTTCCCCAGGTCACCGGTATGAAACCACTTTGTACCCTTAAAGGCGGCAGCGGTCTCCTCCGGTTTATTGTAGTAACCCTTCATAACATTGTGGCCACTGATAACAACTTCACCAACGTCACCTACCGGAACCTCCTGATCATCTTCATTAAATATCTTGACTTCGATTCCCCAGATGGGAAAACCGATAGAACCAGGCTTGCAAGGTTTATGGGTTTGGTTGAAAGTGGCCACCGGACAGGTTTCGGAGAGACCATAGCCTTCAAGAATCTGCAACTGGTATTTTTGCTCGAAATCTTTGATGATTTCAACTGGCATGGCGGCCCCGCCGGAGGCTCCGAGACGCAGTGTTTTACTGATCAATTCAAAATCAAATCGGCCCTCTTTATCCTCAAAATGCAGCATCGCCCAATACATCGTCGGAACCCCGGCAAAAATCGTGGCGCCATGGTTCTGAATCGCATCAAAGACCGCTTCCGGAGTAAATTTGGCAATCGGAATAATCGTACAGCCGTTCATAAAAGAAGCATTCATCTGCACCGTCTGACCAAAAGAGTGAAAAAGAGGCAGACTGATAACATGGATATCGTTTTTATTAAGACTACAAAGATCACGACTGGCGATCGCATTCATAACCATATTGGAGTGCGACAACTCAGCCCCTTTGGGAAAACCAGTGGTACCGGAGGTATAGAGAATGACCGAGGTATCGTCGGAATTGGTGGCAACCGATTCAAACTCAGCCGTCTGCGGAGCCATCATCATGCCCAGAGTTTCGGCTCCGGCAATCGGTGAAGGTGCCGCCGGATCAGCGGTTATAAGCCAAAAATGTTCACATGAGTCGATCTCCTGGAAGGCCTTAAAACCAAACTCACCCATCGGCAGTTCCGGGGTCCCCTGAAAACAGAAAAAGGCTTTAGCATCGCAATCTTTGAGATAATAGGCGATCTCCCGGCTCTTTGACAAAACACTGATCGGCACAACCACTGCGCCGGCTTTCAAGATGGCATAGTAAACTATCGGGAAATAGGGCAGGTTGAGACAACTCAAAACAACCTTATCGCCCTTGCCGACTCCGGCCGCAGCCAGGCCATTGGCGATCTTGCAGCAAAAAGTATTGAGCTGAGAAAAAGTGATCTTCTGTTCACCAAAGATAATTGCTACTTTATCAGGCTGTTCGGATGCGCTGTAATCTAAAACTGATGCGAGGTTAAGCATGTTCTACTCCTGTAGG is a window from the Pseudomonadota bacterium genome containing:
- a CDS encoding long-chain fatty acid--CoA ligase, with translation MLNLASVLDYSASEQPDKVAIIFGEQKITFSQLNTFCCKIANGLAAAGVGKGDKVVLSCLNLPYFPIVYYAILKAGAVVVPISVLSKSREIAYYLKDCDAKAFFCFQGTPELPMGEFGFKAFQEIDSCEHFWLITADPAAPSPIAGAETLGMMMAPQTAEFESVATNSDDTSVILYTSGTTGFPKGAELSHSNMVMNAIASRDLCSLNKNDIHVISLPLFHSFGQTVQMNASFMNGCTIIPIAKFTPEAVFDAIQNHGATIFAGVPTMYWAMLHFEDKEGRFDFELISKTLRLGASGGAAMPVEIIKDFEQKYQLQILEGYGLSETCPVATFNQTHKPCKPGSIGFPIWGIEVKIFNEDDQEVPVGDVGEVVISGHNVMKGYYNKPEETAAAFKGTKWFHTGDLGKMDEDGYFYIVDRVKDMVIRGGFNVYPREIEEVLLTHPAISLAAVIGVPHEQHGEEVKAVIVLKAGQQATPEEIIAWSKEQMAAYKYPRIVDIRDSLPMSATGKILKKELKAELK
- a CDS encoding acyl-CoA dehydrogenase, translating into MILNPKKEKFEHRDQKSREIMLKTIDFFENKGLEKIKKDYHERVWYSDFLEFIKENKIFATLLTPSQYSQDPDARWDTTRNSDYSEILGFYGIEYWYTWQVTILGLGPIWMGDNEAVKKKTAALLAEGGIFAFGLSEKEHGADLYSSEMKLTPLTEGGYVANGSKYYIGNANEAALVSTFAKNSETDEYVFFVADPKHENYDLVKNVVEWQSYVAEYALNNYPVSEADILSTGSRAWDSSLNTINVGKFNLGFGSIGICSHAFYEALNHASNRNLYGKFVTDFSYIQQFFTDAYCRLAAMKLFASRAIDYMRSASPEDRRYLLFNPMVKMKVTTQGEEVINLLWDIIAAKGFEKDLYFENATYDIRALPKLEGTVHVNMALIIKFTANYFFNPDKFAEIPKRNDSANDDFLFNQGPTKGLGKIRFHDFNIAYNSVKLPNVDIFKEQIEVLKEFLLTAKPTKEQAEDLDLLLSLGELFTLVVYGQLIIEKAKIENLEDDLLEQIFDFMIRDFSKYALQIYSKTGSTAKQMELCLKMIKKPAVNIKRFQNVWQNRVKVLNNTYEMNP